A genome region from Vibrio tapetis subsp. tapetis includes the following:
- a CDS encoding OmpA family protein: MLALLTSHHSLAQETTYIETPVANQKADLTDDDYDGVINARDLCSGTPRTALVNNEGCEEYYENREQKQLKVLFGNNETEISPIFLTQIRTMAEFLDIYPETKIELQGFASRTGNAAHNLELSKTRAQNVRRALIGYGVSHTRIKTVGFGDSVLAVEGDSKANQAMNRRVTASVVGFKGDVVKEWTIFTVRKK, translated from the coding sequence ATGCTTGCGCTTCTGACATCGCATCATTCGCTCGCACAAGAAACGACATACATAGAAACGCCTGTTGCAAATCAAAAAGCAGACCTAACAGACGACGATTATGATGGAGTGATTAATGCCCGTGACCTCTGTAGCGGAACACCACGTACTGCATTAGTTAACAACGAAGGATGCGAAGAATACTACGAAAACAGAGAACAAAAGCAGCTCAAAGTTTTGTTCGGTAACAATGAAACTGAGATATCACCAATATTCTTAACACAAATAAGAACCATGGCTGAATTTTTGGATATCTATCCAGAAACAAAAATCGAACTTCAAGGGTTTGCAAGTCGAACGGGTAATGCAGCACATAACTTAGAGCTATCCAAAACACGAGCTCAAAATGTAAGACGCGCCCTAATTGGTTACGGTGTGAGCCACACAAGAATTAAAACCGTCGGCTTTGGTGACTCGGTTCTAGCAGTAGAGGGAGACAGCAAAGCTAACCAAGCGATGAATAGACGAGTAACCGCATCCGTCGTCGGCTTCAAAGGTGATGTAGTTAAAGAGTGGACTATATTTACTGTACGGAAGAAATAA
- a CDS encoding TolC family outer membrane protein has product MNIRLCAIAVFIGGSISAHAQTLEQAIAITLATNPEIKSAFNDYMSYQKDNESATGAYRPKINLDAGVGFESVDSVSNSRTNLNRKDATLSLNQLIWDGSSTLNNIDRTAAETESMRFQLIANAQDKALAVASIYLDAVKANEILKLSESNLAVHKKIYNDIKRRAESGIGSTADVSQVEARLAKAHGNLLAAQNNLFDTHTQFTRLVGQRPQGLVFPRADVTALPLTFQQALVSAYSIHPVIKVASADVDAARFQYEQTKGVNYPTLSFEAAQTWRDDAGGLEGSSNETSAMLRVRYNLYNGGSDEANSERAAYQLNKAKDLRDRTHRNIQESLQLSWSALDLTLQQKEFLEDHVDSASNTVIAYEKQYRIGKRTLLDLLNTENELFEARKAYVDANYAEQLAKYRVMNASGNLLDALRVDIPEEWTKSQNY; this is encoded by the coding sequence ATGAATATCCGATTGTGCGCTATTGCAGTATTTATAGGCGGATCTATATCGGCTCATGCTCAAACATTAGAGCAAGCTATTGCAATAACTTTGGCAACAAACCCTGAGATCAAAAGTGCCTTTAATGACTATATGAGTTATCAAAAAGATAATGAGTCAGCGACAGGGGCATATCGACCAAAAATCAACCTAGACGCAGGTGTGGGGTTCGAAAGTGTCGATTCCGTATCAAATAGCCGGACAAACCTTAATAGAAAAGACGCTACATTGTCTTTAAACCAGTTAATTTGGGATGGCTCATCGACACTGAATAATATTGATCGAACCGCAGCGGAAACCGAATCAATGCGCTTTCAATTGATTGCCAATGCTCAAGATAAAGCCTTGGCTGTTGCTAGCATTTATTTAGACGCTGTAAAAGCGAACGAAATACTTAAGCTGTCTGAAAGCAACCTTGCCGTCCATAAAAAAATCTACAACGACATAAAACGCAGGGCCGAATCGGGCATTGGGTCAACTGCAGATGTATCTCAAGTAGAAGCTCGTCTTGCTAAAGCTCACGGTAATCTTTTAGCCGCGCAAAACAATTTATTTGATACCCACACCCAGTTTACGAGGCTTGTAGGACAAAGACCGCAAGGTTTAGTCTTCCCACGAGCCGATGTCACCGCTTTACCGCTAACCTTTCAGCAAGCATTGGTAAGCGCTTATTCTATTCATCCTGTTATCAAAGTAGCGAGTGCAGACGTCGATGCTGCAAGATTTCAATATGAGCAAACCAAAGGGGTTAACTACCCTACTTTGTCTTTTGAAGCTGCTCAAACTTGGCGAGATGATGCGGGAGGTCTAGAAGGTAGCAGTAATGAAACCAGCGCTATGCTGCGAGTTCGATACAACCTCTATAACGGTGGTAGTGATGAAGCAAACTCGGAGCGAGCGGCTTACCAGCTAAATAAAGCGAAAGACTTACGCGACAGAACTCATCGAAATATTCAAGAAAGCTTGCAACTCTCCTGGAGCGCTTTGGATCTTACACTTCAACAAAAAGAATTCCTAGAAGACCATGTAGACTCTGCCTCCAATACAGTAATTGCTTACGAAAAACAGTATCGAATTGGCAAACGAACATTACTCGATTTACTTAACACTGAAAACGAACTTTTCGAAGCACGTAAAGCCTATGTTGATGCCAATTACGCAGAACAGCTAGCTAAATACCGTGTGATGAACGCCAGCGGTAATCTGCTCGATGCACTTCGTGTCGATATCCCTGAAGAATGGACCAAGAGCCAAAATTACTAG